In one Vibrio sp. VB16 genomic region, the following are encoded:
- a CDS encoding D-hexose-6-phosphate mutarotase — protein MNLQNCNITKSLTGSISICQVDRVEVLYIKHKSVEAGISLFGGHLLWFKPKGQNELLWLSDNAIFNGEKAIRGGVPICFPWFGNAGGEQTHGFARNIKWDLIDVQELEEGVQVVLELVDNEETRLMWPHKFKNTLTFVLTNTVTISLLTENTDEHLWSYSGAIHTYFGVGDIANTSISGVGTTYLDGTENYVKTRGENVLSIDREVIRVCTAPDESIVVCDSSNQRDIVVKNNGHNTAVVWNPWKEMTKGMTDMPDEDYKKMLCVESTIFGTVPVSLKPGESHALETTLSIINS, from the coding sequence ATGAACTTACAAAATTGCAACATTACCAAATCATTAACAGGTTCAATATCTATTTGCCAAGTTGATCGTGTAGAGGTTCTTTATATTAAGCACAAAAGTGTTGAAGCTGGGATTTCGCTCTTTGGTGGACATTTATTGTGGTTTAAACCCAAAGGTCAGAATGAGCTATTATGGTTGAGTGATAACGCCATATTCAATGGTGAGAAAGCTATCAGAGGTGGTGTTCCAATTTGTTTTCCATGGTTTGGAAATGCGGGTGGGGAGCAAACTCATGGTTTTGCAAGAAACATAAAGTGGGATCTTATTGACGTTCAAGAATTAGAAGAAGGAGTTCAAGTTGTGTTAGAACTTGTTGATAATGAGGAGACCAGATTAATGTGGCCTCACAAATTCAAAAACACGCTTACATTCGTCCTTACTAATACCGTCACGATAAGCTTGTTAACAGAAAATACGGATGAACACTTGTGGTCATACAGTGGCGCTATTCATACTTATTTTGGTGTCGGAGATATAGCGAATACAAGTATTTCTGGTGTTGGTACCACGTATTTAGATGGAACAGAAAATTACGTGAAAACGAGAGGAGAAAATGTACTATCAATTGACAGGGAAGTTATTCGTGTGTGCACGGCACCAGATGAATCAATTGTCGTTTGTGATTCTAGTAACCAGCGCGATATTGTAGTGAAAAATAATGGCCACAATACTGCTGTTGTGTGGAATCCTTGGAAAGAAATGACCAAGGGCATGACGGACATGCCAGATGAAGATTATAAAAAAATGCTTTGTGTGGAATCGACGATATTCGGCACGGTTCCAGTATCCTTAAAACCTGGGGAATCTCATGCATTAGAGACGACGTTATCGATTATAAATTCATGA
- a CDS encoding class I mannose-6-phosphate isomerase — MSDQSILYVTFISSIALSILVNRYIFSSRLKLRDKKVNYAKHTPNYDKEPVVHVLGCDNSAWQGWKAIIKQVSTAISAVEAKKVVLVIDTYHGVNIDELKHELVDHLDYVSAINSEVAKLPESKIFDMLERHITSDRVFGVIAPHQMEEFFSASDIHAQREEVESIKSGLVVIYGPGASLIHDGDVSIYADLARWEIQQRFRRGELGNWGVDNFNEDVLRRYKRSFFIEWRVFDRYKTKILPKVDFLLDTNTAGDPKFVTGKALLEGLEVATTQPFRVVPFFDPGVWGGQWMREVCDLDKSKDNFAWCFDCVPEENSLYLQYGDVRVEIPSQNLVLQKPKQLLGDKVHSRFGAEFPIRFDFLDTMEGQNLSLQVHPLTEYIQQEFGMHYTQDESYYMLDAAENATVYLGTKTGIDAEEMFEDLQAAQRGEKSFDDEKFINKFPAKKHDHFLIPAGTVHCSGSGAMVLEISATPYIFTFKLWDWDRMGLDGLPRPVHLEHGKEVIQWERTTEWTKENLVNAVTHIAEGDGWREERTGLHEREFIETRRHWFTKPVIHSTEGNLNVLNLIEGEEAIIESPTHAFKPYIVHYAETFIIPAGVREYVIRPYGASQGKEIATIKAYVRG; from the coding sequence ATGTCGGATCAATCGATCCTTTATGTGACATTCATCTCATCTATCGCATTGTCAATATTGGTTAATCGTTATATCTTCTCGTCAAGATTAAAACTAAGAGATAAAAAAGTGAACTACGCAAAACATACACCGAACTACGACAAAGAACCGGTCGTGCATGTACTGGGATGTGACAATAGCGCTTGGCAAGGTTGGAAAGCAATCATCAAACAGGTGAGTACTGCAATCAGCGCAGTTGAAGCTAAGAAGGTCGTTCTTGTCATCGATACGTACCATGGCGTCAATATTGATGAGCTAAAGCACGAACTTGTTGACCACTTAGATTATGTATCGGCAATTAATTCTGAAGTTGCAAAACTTCCTGAGAGCAAAATCTTCGATATGCTTGAGCGTCATATCACGAGTGACCGCGTTTTCGGTGTTATCGCCCCTCATCAAATGGAAGAGTTCTTCAGCGCGTCGGATATCCACGCCCAAAGAGAGGAAGTGGAATCAATAAAATCTGGTTTAGTTGTCATCTATGGTCCCGGAGCGTCATTGATTCACGACGGCGATGTGTCCATTTATGCCGATCTGGCACGATGGGAAATTCAACAACGATTCCGCAGAGGCGAATTAGGCAATTGGGGTGTTGACAATTTTAACGAAGATGTTTTGCGCAGATACAAACGTTCATTCTTTATCGAATGGCGTGTATTCGATCGTTACAAAACGAAAATTCTTCCCAAAGTGGATTTTTTATTAGATACAAATACCGCTGGTGACCCGAAATTTGTCACAGGTAAGGCACTGCTAGAAGGGCTCGAAGTTGCGACTACTCAACCATTTCGGGTTGTACCATTCTTCGACCCGGGAGTTTGGGGAGGGCAGTGGATGAGAGAAGTTTGTGACCTCGATAAATCTAAAGACAACTTTGCTTGGTGTTTTGACTGTGTACCCGAAGAAAATAGCCTATATCTTCAATATGGCGATGTCCGCGTTGAAATACCCTCACAGAACTTGGTGTTGCAAAAACCTAAGCAGTTATTAGGCGATAAAGTTCACTCTCGGTTCGGTGCTGAGTTCCCGATTAGATTCGATTTCCTAGATACTATGGAAGGCCAAAACCTTAGTCTTCAGGTCCACCCGCTCACTGAATATATTCAACAAGAATTTGGTATGCACTATACGCAGGACGAAAGCTACTACATGCTAGACGCTGCTGAAAATGCGACCGTATATCTTGGTACCAAAACAGGAATTGATGCAGAAGAGATGTTTGAAGATCTTCAAGCAGCTCAAAGAGGCGAAAAATCGTTTGATGATGAAAAATTCATCAACAAGTTTCCGGCAAAGAAGCACGACCATTTCCTTATTCCAGCGGGAACGGTTCACTGTTCAGGTTCCGGCGCTATGGTATTAGAAATTAGCGCGACTCCTTATATATTTACCTTCAAATTGTGGGATTGGGATCGTATGGGTCTTGATGGCCTTCCTCGACCTGTCCACTTAGAACACGGCAAGGAAGTGATTCAATGGGAACGAACAACTGAATGGACGAAAGAAAACCTCGTTAATGCTGTCACTCATATCGCAGAAGGTGATGGATGGCGTGAAGAGCGTACAGGCCTACATGAACGTGAATTTATAGAAACACGTCGCCATTGGTTTACTAAACCAGTGATTCACAGTACGGAAGGCAACCTCAATGTTCTCAATTTGATTGAAGGAGAAGAAGCCATTATTGAGAGCCCTACTCATGCATTTAAACCATACATAGTTCATTACGCAGAAACCTTCATTATTCCTGCTGGTGTTCGCGAATATGTCATTCGCCCGTACGGCGCGAGCCAAGGTAAAGAAATCGCCACCATTAAAGCTTATGTGAGAGGTTAA
- a CDS encoding PTS sugar transporter subunit IIA — MLHFLVATHGPLAAALIQCANMVFGELPNTSSVSLTEEDGIEKFKQDFDDEIQTILHSGVQGVVVLCDLECGTPYNVACTYAFNENFAIPVEVITGVNFPTLLMTADFAEETDVKLVIEKLRTEALSTIVIAKPVATEQDDDF; from the coding sequence ATGCTTCATTTTTTAGTAGCAACACATGGACCGTTAGCAGCTGCCTTAATTCAGTGTGCAAACATGGTTTTTGGAGAACTTCCAAACACCTCATCAGTATCACTCACAGAAGAAGACGGTATTGAGAAATTCAAGCAAGATTTTGACGATGAAATACAAACGATCTTACACAGTGGCGTACAAGGTGTTGTTGTTTTATGCGATTTGGAGTGCGGGACACCATACAACGTAGCTTGTACTTACGCGTTTAACGAAAATTTCGCCATTCCTGTTGAAGTCATCACCGGTGTCAATTTCCCCACACTACTTATGACAGCAGATTTTGCAGAAGAAACCGACGTTAAGTTGGTAATAGAGAAATTACGTACAGAAGCGCTAAGTACCATTGTAATAGCAAAACCAGTCGCGACTGAACAAGATGACGACTTTTAA
- a CDS encoding PTS system mannose/fructose/N-acetylgalactosamine-transporter subunit IIB, whose translation MTISFVRIDDRVIHGQLITRWAKERPCDGIVAIDDGVASDPLLSKVMKGAVTDVKVWLFDTETAISKLPKIIGSEKKYFIIAKSPVTLKNICEKGIDLSNGNGLINVGPMSNRNDTVTIGSNQCVNKEEISAFNYLSEIGHNIEFQLVPDASSYSWKDAQSKI comes from the coding sequence ATGACTATTTCATTTGTACGAATTGATGACCGAGTAATTCACGGTCAACTAATCACACGTTGGGCTAAAGAAAGGCCATGTGATGGCATTGTAGCTATTGACGATGGCGTTGCATCTGATCCTCTCTTATCCAAGGTAATGAAGGGAGCCGTAACGGATGTGAAGGTTTGGTTATTCGACACAGAAACCGCCATATCAAAACTGCCGAAAATAATCGGGAGCGAAAAGAAGTACTTCATTATCGCTAAATCCCCTGTAACACTTAAAAATATTTGCGAGAAAGGGATTGATTTGAGTAACGGCAATGGGCTTATCAACGTGGGCCCAATGAGCAATCGAAATGACACCGTGACCATTGGCAGTAACCAGTGCGTCAATAAAGAAGAAATTAGTGCGTTTAACTATCTAAGTGAAATTGGTCACAACATCGAATTTCAATTAGTACCGGATGCGTCTTCATATTCATGGAAAGATGCCCAGTCAAAGATCTAA
- a CDS encoding PTS mannose/fructose/sorbose/N-acetylgalactosamine transporter subunit IIC, with amino-acid sequence MLIEAILIGIMCYLGALTTPWLLGLTGGWYTITRPLVSGMLVGLVLGDLQTGIMVGVAVQAVYIAMVTPGGAMPADLNFVAFPAVALGVMSGQGIEVAVAIAATIGIAGTIVFNFMMLLNSYWNHQAELAVERGDDKGVYFHTAISPQITNFLLRFIPSFIAVYFGNQYIEGFMASLPEMMLDTMSVLGGILPAVGIAILLKQIIKETRMLIYFLVGFVGIVFLKLNMIGLVIVGSLFALVHYTYKATPQTAADAAPAKFDDEEDEF; translated from the coding sequence ATGTTAATTGAAGCTATATTAATCGGGATAATGTGTTATCTCGGTGCACTAACCACTCCATGGTTACTCGGCTTGACCGGTGGCTGGTACACCATAACAAGACCGCTTGTATCCGGTATGCTAGTAGGTTTGGTTCTTGGTGATTTACAAACGGGTATTATGGTTGGTGTTGCTGTACAAGCTGTCTATATTGCTATGGTAACCCCTGGTGGCGCTATGCCCGCCGATCTCAACTTCGTTGCATTCCCCGCGGTCGCGCTGGGTGTCATGTCTGGTCAAGGCATTGAAGTAGCCGTTGCTATCGCAGCGACTATAGGCATCGCTGGCACCATAGTGTTTAATTTTATGATGCTTTTAAACTCATACTGGAACCACCAAGCCGAACTGGCAGTGGAACGTGGCGATGACAAAGGTGTTTACTTCCATACCGCTATCAGCCCACAAATTACGAATTTCTTATTACGATTCATTCCTAGTTTTATCGCTGTGTATTTCGGTAATCAATACATCGAAGGATTCATGGCGAGCTTACCTGAAATGATGCTCGACACAATGAGTGTTCTTGGCGGTATCTTACCTGCTGTTGGTATTGCAATTCTTCTCAAACAGATCATTAAAGAAACAAGAATGCTGATTTACTTCCTAGTCGGATTTGTCGGTATCGTATTTCTGAAGCTTAATATGATCGGTCTAGTTATCGTAGGTTCCCTGTTTGCTCTTGTCCATTATACCTACAAAGCCACCCCACAAACGGCAGCTGATGCTGCACCCGCAAAATTTGATGATGAAGAGGATGAATTCTAA
- a CDS encoding PTS system mannose/fructose/sorbose family transporter subunit IID encodes MADTLIATSTNLKEDSSQSISLTKKDLRKCWRSWMMYNLSSLSFERLESFGFCLGMMPALKKLYPNKEDRTEAMKRHSSFYNTEPQLGAIINGMAVGLEEKKANGEPIDGETINALKVGLMGPIAGIGDSMIPGMLIPILLSIGMALAAGGNILGPLFYIVSYNLIIIFGSYSLFMKGYKMGAGSVEVLVSHESTKIREALSLLGIFVMGGVAASYVNLNTGLEFVTEDGVNIVVQNMIDGIFPKLMPLIVVLGSWWAMAKKNVSPVQSMLGMVVFSAIGVAIGLF; translated from the coding sequence ATGGCAGATACATTAATTGCGACAAGCACGAACTTAAAAGAAGACTCTTCGCAGTCGATTAGCTTAACCAAAAAAGACCTTCGCAAATGCTGGAGATCTTGGATGATGTACAACCTCTCATCTCTTAGCTTTGAACGACTAGAATCATTCGGTTTCTGCCTTGGTATGATGCCAGCACTCAAGAAGCTTTACCCTAATAAAGAAGACCGCACAGAGGCAATGAAACGTCACTCTTCTTTTTATAATACTGAGCCTCAGTTAGGCGCCATCATCAATGGCATGGCGGTTGGTTTAGAAGAGAAAAAGGCGAATGGCGAACCTATTGATGGAGAAACCATCAATGCGCTAAAAGTTGGACTAATGGGACCTATAGCGGGTATTGGAGACTCAATGATTCCAGGAATGTTGATACCAATCCTATTGAGCATAGGTATGGCTTTGGCCGCTGGTGGTAACATTTTAGGACCTCTATTTTATATCGTTTCATACAACCTAATCATAATTTTTGGCTCTTATAGCTTATTTATGAAGGGGTACAAAATGGGGGCTGGCTCTGTTGAAGTTTTGGTTAGCCATGAATCAACCAAGATCCGAGAAGCATTATCTTTACTTGGTATTTTCGTGATGGGCGGTGTTGCGGCTAGTTACGTAAACCTTAACACTGGCCTTGAGTTTGTAACGGAAGATGGTGTGAACATTGTGGTACAAAACATGATTGATGGAATATTTCCTAAGCTCATGCCACTCATCGTTGTGCTTGGTTCTTGGTGGGCGATGGCGAAGAAGAACGTTAGCCCTGTCCAGTCAATGCTTGGTATGGTCGTGTTCTCAGCCATCGGTGTTGCTATCGGTTTGTTTTAA
- a CDS encoding glucose-6-phosphate isomerase family protein, which translates to MNIINPPNVNYLTGKIEAADLVTKQTKLSSLDGVFSDAEAYAELDPETVIYSVEMLPAESAEGELNFGVSHIEPGTVGREFHMTRGHFHDRIEQAEYYFGSAGEGLLVLQDQNGEVTLEKVSPGSIHHIAGFIAHRLVNTGNERLSALAVWPAIAGHNYGTLKEKGFNVRVCKENNEIKVEANA; encoded by the coding sequence GTGAATATCATTAATCCACCAAACGTTAACTATCTGACTGGTAAAATTGAAGCAGCCGATCTCGTTACCAAACAAACCAAACTATCCTCGCTCGATGGCGTATTTTCTGATGCAGAAGCTTACGCAGAACTTGACCCAGAAACCGTAATCTACAGCGTAGAAATGCTCCCAGCAGAATCAGCTGAAGGAGAACTCAATTTTGGTGTATCACATATTGAACCGGGAACTGTTGGTCGCGAATTTCACATGACTAGAGGTCATTTCCACGATCGTATTGAACAAGCTGAATATTATTTTGGTTCGGCTGGAGAAGGTTTGTTAGTGCTTCAAGATCAAAATGGCGAAGTAACACTAGAAAAAGTGTCTCCGGGAAGTATCCATCATATCGCTGGGTTCATCGCCCATCGTTTAGTCAATACTGGTAATGAACGTTTATCTGCCCTAGCCGTTTGGCCAGCAATTGCTGGTCATAACTATGGCACTCTCAAAGAGAAAGGGTTCAACGTTCGGGTATGTAAGGAGAACAATGAAATAAAGGTAGAGGCAAATGCGTGA
- a CDS encoding AGE family epimerase/isomerase, translating into MRDIDIAANRCQEWLSNSVLPLWSTIGYREEEGIFEEGLMTADTVYDTDIIRFRVQPRQVYVFAHATKLGWFDGNTLVKNTVLKGFDKFRCHTGEFVFSTTKNLTINGEAKNAYEHAFAMLGFAWHYKLTNDNTSIIKAEECYQWFESELTDRKNGGFYSSLDDRSLRCQNPHMHLFEALMTLFEVTGDELWIKRAGNIYELFVTKFFNGRFLREFFDSDLEPNHSNSKQIDPGHQYEWVWLLAHYEKLTGINVELQINRLLEFAQTYGHSETGLVMDEIIDNGGEFRDTSRLWCQTELLKARVALYEDNSSHINEEAVVKAVDAIFKYYITPAENGLWIDQVNRDGSPVSQNAPASTLYHIFLAFSEVWRVSSKQQ; encoded by the coding sequence ATGCGTGATATCGATATAGCCGCTAACCGATGTCAAGAATGGCTAAGTAATAGTGTCCTTCCTTTGTGGTCTACAATTGGGTATCGGGAAGAGGAAGGGATATTTGAAGAAGGTTTAATGACTGCAGATACTGTGTATGACACAGATATTATTCGATTTCGGGTCCAGCCACGTCAGGTGTATGTCTTTGCTCATGCAACTAAGCTCGGCTGGTTCGACGGTAATACCCTTGTGAAAAATACAGTTTTAAAAGGGTTTGATAAATTCAGATGTCATACTGGGGAATTTGTTTTTTCTACAACCAAGAACTTAACGATCAATGGTGAGGCTAAAAACGCCTATGAACATGCATTTGCTATGCTTGGATTCGCTTGGCATTATAAATTAACGAATGACAATACGAGTATAATCAAAGCTGAAGAGTGCTACCAATGGTTCGAAAGTGAACTTACCGATAGAAAAAATGGTGGTTTCTATTCGAGCTTAGATGATCGTAGTTTACGATGTCAAAACCCGCATATGCACTTATTCGAAGCACTGATGACACTATTCGAAGTAACTGGAGATGAACTTTGGATTAAGAGAGCGGGCAATATCTATGAGTTATTTGTCACCAAATTTTTTAATGGCAGATTCTTAAGAGAATTTTTCGATTCAGATTTAGAACCAAATCATTCAAACTCAAAACAGATTGATCCCGGCCACCAATATGAATGGGTATGGCTTCTAGCACACTATGAGAAGCTTACTGGTATAAATGTAGAATTACAGATTAATCGTTTATTGGAATTTGCTCAAACATATGGTCATTCTGAAACGGGTCTTGTGATGGACGAAATCATAGACAATGGAGGAGAATTCAGAGACACCTCTCGTCTATGGTGCCAAACCGAGCTTCTAAAAGCTAGAGTTGCACTCTATGAAGATAATTCATCGCACATAAATGAAGAAGCGGTGGTGAAAGCCGTTGACGCAATTTTTAAGTACTACATTACCCCTGCAGAAAATGGCTTATGGATCGACCAGGTAAATCGCGACGGATCACCAGTATCCCAAAATGCACCAGCAAGCACCTTATACCATATTTTTTTGGCGTTCAGTGAAGTATGGCGGGTATCCTCTAAACAGCAATAA
- a CDS encoding LysR family transcriptional regulator — translation MFDDISLFIAVVEAGSLKSASEILKIPSSTVSRRIKALEVEFGCKLLNRSSHHFEMTREGRKLFDNAYFHVNSVGSIVNEIQDDISGNKGLIKVIAPTNLVASCLQRNMSCYLHQNPEIDLELELSNTLTEFYSTNADFAIRVGKQKDSDLTQLKLGRIETILVASPLYIESQSKLEDPQDLERADIIISNPLASSLALIECSNTDNRVTFKPKKRKILVNDLQVAKQFSANGLGVTLLPSTEIKEELKNQQLVRVLPSWQGIDRDVYAVWYRRQLLSSRASKFIDYLKANVEF, via the coding sequence ATGTTTGATGATATTTCGTTGTTTATAGCAGTTGTGGAAGCTGGCAGTTTAAAGTCAGCAAGTGAAATTCTAAAAATTCCGTCTTCTACCGTGAGCAGACGCATAAAAGCATTGGAAGTTGAGTTTGGCTGTAAGTTATTGAATCGAAGTAGCCACCACTTTGAAATGACGAGAGAAGGCCGTAAACTTTTTGACAACGCATACTTCCATGTGAACTCGGTTGGCTCGATTGTTAATGAAATCCAAGATGACATATCAGGAAATAAAGGCCTCATCAAGGTTATTGCACCAACAAACTTGGTTGCCAGTTGTTTACAAAGAAATATGTCTTGTTATTTGCATCAAAATCCAGAAATAGATCTGGAACTGGAGTTGAGTAATACGCTTACTGAGTTCTATTCGACCAACGCTGATTTTGCGATTAGAGTCGGTAAACAAAAAGACTCTGACCTTACCCAACTCAAGTTAGGTCGAATTGAGACAATACTGGTTGCGAGCCCTCTATATATAGAATCTCAAAGTAAACTAGAAGACCCTCAAGATCTTGAAAGAGCCGACATAATTATTAGCAATCCATTGGCATCGTCGTTGGCGTTAATTGAGTGTTCAAACACAGATAATCGAGTAACCTTCAAGCCCAAAAAAAGAAAGATATTGGTCAATGATTTACAGGTTGCAAAGCAGTTTTCAGCCAATGGGTTAGGTGTCACATTGTTACCATCGACGGAAATAAAAGAGGAACTTAAAAATCAACAACTGGTGCGAGTTCTACCAAGTTGGCAAGGCATAGATAGAGATGTGTATGCCGTTTGGTATCGAAGACAGCTATTGAGTTCCAGAGCGTCGAAGTTCATTGATTACTTAAAAGCGAATGTTGAATTTTAA
- a CDS encoding DUF2798 domain-containing protein → MKQRVLFTVIMSFFLSSLMTLWVTYINLGYTPEFLNMWGNAFLLAWPAAGIISFIISPVAQRITHKILE, encoded by the coding sequence ATGAAACAACGTGTTTTGTTCACTGTAATAATGTCATTTTTTCTTTCTTCATTGATGACATTGTGGGTGACGTATATCAACCTAGGGTATACGCCCGAATTTTTAAACATGTGGGGAAATGCATTTCTGTTAGCGTGGCCTGCTGCTGGTATTATTTCATTTATTATTTCGCCTGTAGCACAACGCATTACGCATAAAATTTTGGAATAG